In Candidatus Desulforudis audaxviator MP104C, a genomic segment contains:
- a CDS encoding ATP-binding protein codes for MGELKPWYAVAIPHEDIREGRLAEAVFAANLWAVVQGTAPEVYLDPEEFFRKTYLTTGLSTVLSRVAGALRGDGETGDRIISLQTAFGGGKTHTLVALWHLAKYADRLKASPQGEGLRQITGGRFPEKVKGVAVFTNQTCDATQGRRTPDGVHLKTLWGELAFQLGGKTLYERVRANDESQRVPQGIFVEVLWAASPCLILLDELADYCVGAAAVPVGDTSLADQTISFIQQLTEAVQQVPDAVVVATLPASKYEVAQSEKGQEAFVTLEKRFQRLGADVKPVADEEIYEVVRARLFESIAPENEPDYPKKVAQVYQGMYAVHSGEVPSEAAKNTYREYIERAYPFHPLLIDALYTRWGSHPDFQRTRGVLRLLANIVGDLWKHRQGNTQTQHLIQPCHIRWSVDALQAALTRFWGPAYQSVAAADVTGERSNAGIFDEERSGDYRSEAIAQGLASAILLGSFGGQGGRSGFGAKDLKLACSRYGLNWNYTDGALLELENRCFYLHTIAAGSLGKRYWFGTKPTLNKLVVQYRQQIAKENFEEEILEDLRAESQKSALAGATWRVIVNPAEDLPEQKSLTLLVLPPSLAWDENGGARETVRERVKSISARCGGKERIYRNTLLFLAGTTRGLTKLRQAHRERAALEGVRADYWEQLDEEQREDLKKRLEAARRAALETLGPAYTVALRVRAEAAGGQGQEVDVCTLSDARRSFQEHLGYLWTVLVEDEEWILRRIGSVTLDNTGLIPKQDTLRLKDAVEAFLRFTDKPMVAAKEAVTAGLAQACLDGLVGIGRGGSPSALQVRYCRQAVSLDPSEDGLWIIPAFIPESGGGAGDSGTATTGVGAGGLPSTFQETGGPTTDTTPETGVVTPKEAGAEDIVRGFVVRGAVPVENWGELFRCFVGPAARMNLKKLQLGVQFEMKLSEGTTMSKNDPALKAMKEAAQQLGLTLEIEE; via the coding sequence ATGGGCGAACTGAAACCCTGGTACGCGGTGGCCATACCCCACGAAGATATTCGTGAAGGACGGCTGGCCGAAGCGGTCTTCGCGGCGAACCTGTGGGCCGTCGTTCAGGGCACGGCGCCGGAGGTTTATCTCGATCCGGAGGAGTTCTTCCGCAAAACCTATCTCACCACCGGCCTTTCCACGGTGCTGAGTCGGGTGGCGGGGGCGTTGCGCGGCGACGGCGAAACCGGGGACCGGATCATCAGTCTGCAAACCGCCTTTGGCGGCGGTAAGACGCACACGCTCGTCGCCCTCTGGCATCTGGCCAAATACGCGGATCGGCTGAAGGCTTCCCCCCAAGGGGAGGGCCTGCGGCAGATCACGGGTGGGCGGTTCCCCGAAAAGGTAAAGGGCGTGGCGGTCTTTACGAACCAAACCTGCGATGCCACTCAAGGGCGCAGAACGCCGGATGGCGTGCATCTTAAGACCCTTTGGGGCGAACTGGCCTTCCAGTTGGGCGGGAAGACTCTTTACGAGCGGGTGCGGGCGAACGACGAGAGCCAGCGCGTTCCGCAGGGGATTTTCGTGGAGGTGTTGTGGGCCGCTTCTCCCTGCCTGATTCTGTTAGACGAACTGGCCGACTACTGTGTCGGTGCGGCGGCGGTGCCGGTCGGCGATACGAGCCTGGCGGATCAGACCATCTCTTTCATCCAGCAACTCACCGAGGCGGTACAACAGGTGCCGGATGCGGTTGTGGTGGCCACTCTCCCGGCGAGCAAGTACGAGGTTGCGCAGAGCGAAAAGGGACAGGAGGCCTTCGTCACTTTGGAGAAGCGTTTCCAGCGCCTCGGTGCCGATGTGAAGCCGGTTGCCGACGAGGAGATTTACGAAGTGGTGCGCGCCAGGCTGTTTGAGTCTATCGCCCCGGAGAACGAGCCCGATTATCCCAAGAAAGTGGCGCAGGTTTATCAGGGGATGTATGCGGTGCACTCCGGGGAGGTTCCCTCCGAGGCGGCGAAGAACACGTACCGCGAGTATATAGAGCGGGCCTATCCGTTCCATCCGCTGCTTATCGACGCCCTCTATACCCGCTGGGGCAGCCACCCCGACTTTCAACGGACCCGCGGCGTGCTGCGCCTATTGGCGAACATTGTCGGTGACCTGTGGAAACATCGCCAAGGGAACACCCAGACGCAGCATCTTATTCAGCCCTGCCATATCCGTTGGTCGGTTGACGCTTTACAGGCGGCGCTCACCCGCTTCTGGGGCCCGGCTTATCAATCCGTGGCCGCCGCCGACGTAACCGGAGAGCGATCCAATGCCGGCATCTTCGACGAGGAGCGCAGCGGCGACTACCGCAGCGAGGCCATCGCACAGGGACTGGCTTCCGCCATTCTTCTCGGTTCCTTCGGTGGTCAGGGGGGACGCAGCGGATTCGGGGCAAAGGATTTGAAGCTGGCCTGTTCCCGGTACGGTCTCAACTGGAACTATACCGACGGAGCACTTCTGGAACTGGAAAACCGCTGCTTTTATCTGCACACGATCGCGGCCGGAAGTCTGGGCAAGCGTTACTGGTTCGGTACGAAGCCGACCCTCAACAAACTGGTTGTTCAGTACCGGCAACAGATCGCGAAGGAGAACTTTGAGGAAGAAATCCTCGAAGATCTCCGGGCCGAATCGCAGAAGAGCGCTCTCGCCGGCGCGACATGGAGGGTGATCGTCAACCCGGCGGAGGATCTGCCGGAACAGAAATCGCTGACCCTATTGGTTTTGCCGCCTTCATTGGCCTGGGACGAAAACGGAGGTGCCAGAGAAACGGTTCGGGAACGCGTCAAGTCCATCAGCGCCCGGTGCGGGGGAAAGGAGCGGATTTACCGCAACACGCTTCTGTTCCTTGCAGGTACCACCCGTGGGCTCACGAAGCTGCGGCAGGCCCACCGTGAGCGCGCCGCTTTGGAAGGTGTGCGCGCGGACTACTGGGAGCAGCTTGACGAGGAACAGCGGGAAGACCTGAAAAAACGCCTTGAGGCGGCCCGGCGGGCCGCCCTGGAGACTCTGGGTCCTGCCTACACGGTGGCGCTGCGGGTACGTGCCGAGGCTGCCGGCGGACAGGGGCAGGAGGTGGATGTGTGTACTCTCTCGGACGCGCGGCGGAGCTTCCAGGAACATCTCGGGTATCTGTGGACAGTACTCGTGGAGGACGAGGAGTGGATTCTCCGGCGTATCGGGTCGGTAACACTTGATAATACCGGCTTGATTCCCAAGCAAGACACACTGCGCCTGAAGGATGCGGTCGAGGCCTTTCTGCGCTTTACGGACAAGCCCATGGTTGCTGCCAAGGAAGCGGTGACCGCTGGACTGGCCCAGGCCTGCTTGGATGGGCTGGTGGGCATCGGTCGAGGCGGAAGCCCCTCGGCGCTCCAGGTCCGTTATTGCAGACAAGCGGTGTCCCTGGACCCCAGCGAGGACGGACTCTGGATCATCCCGGCATTCATCCCTGAATCCGGTGGGGGTGCCGGTGATTCAGGGACTGCTACCACAGGTGTTGGTGCCGGGGGTTTGCCATCAACCTTTCAAGAGACGGGCGGCCCCACCACGGACACGACCCCGGAAACCGGGGTGGTGACTCCGAAAGAGGCGGGAGCCGAAGACATAGTGCGGGGGTTTGTCGTCCGGGGCGCCGTGCCTGTGGAGAATTGGGGTGAGTTGTTCCGCTGCTTCGTCGGGCCTGCGGCGCGGATGAATCTCAAAAAGCTGCAGCTTGGAGTTCAGTTTGAAATGAAACTTTCCGAGGGGACAACAATGAGCAAGAACGACCCGGCATTAAAGGCGATGAAAGAAGCAGCCCAGCAACTTGGGCTTACGTTGGAGATAGAGGAGTAG
- a CDS encoding HNH endonuclease signature motif containing protein: MIVSKRQLSDEEKRAVMDQHTRQGSLRCFVDGHPIEDPVQAEFHHIKPFSEGGPTSIDNIAPVCREHHRRIRTLSLQEFRDKLKLDRFFQEGHQQADGVRLDDVLAYVLGEGGYGKINVVWSELATKLQCTGTMPRPKQFFSTSVR; encoded by the coding sequence ATGATTGTCTCCAAGCGACAGTTGAGTGACGAAGAAAAGCGGGCGGTCATGGATCAGCACACCAGGCAGGGAAGCCTGCGGTGCTTTGTGGACGGCCATCCCATTGAGGATCCTGTCCAGGCGGAGTTCCACCACATTAAACCGTTTAGTGAAGGCGGTCCAACCAGCATTGATAACATTGCACCGGTTTGCAGAGAACACCACCGCCGGATCCGCACGCTGTCACTTCAAGAATTTAGGGACAAACTCAAACTGGACCGCTTCTTTCAGGAGGGTCACCAGCAGGCTGACGGAGTCCGGCTCGACGATGTCTTGGCGTATGTGCTGGGAGAAGGGGGCTATGGGAAAATAAATGTCGTATGGAGCGAGTTGGCAACCAAGTTACAATGTACTGGAACAATGCCCCGTCCGAAACAGTTTTTCTCCACCAGTGTCCGGTGA
- the hepT gene encoding type VII toxin-antitoxin system HepT family RNase toxin, with protein sequence MVADVELIRGKLTELETYVRELENLQAYTLDELRTNLPRLWSVIHGLQLSIQILLDVGNHLLADLGVKARDYTEIIDKLGEMGVLPAEFAEEIRGMAGFRNVLVHGYASLDIARVHQTLHNNLNDFLKFAHHRASGSR encoded by the coding sequence ATGGTCGCCGATGTCGAACTGATCCGCGGCAAGCTGACCGAGTTGGAAACGTACGTGCGTGAACTGGAGAACCTGCAGGCATACACGCTGGACGAACTGCGGACGAACCTGCCCCGGCTCTGGTCGGTAATTCACGGTCTCCAACTGTCGATTCAGATCCTGCTGGATGTGGGCAATCACCTGCTGGCAGATCTGGGCGTCAAAGCGAGAGACTATACTGAGATCATCGACAAGCTGGGGGAGATGGGCGTTTTGCCCGCTGAATTCGCCGAAGAGATACGAGGGATGGCCGGCTTCAGAAACGTGTTGGTACATGGCTATGCCTCGCTCGACATCGCCCGAGTCCACCAAACCCTGCACAACAACCTGAACGACTTCCTCAAGTTTGCCCATCACAGGGCGTCCGGATCAAGGTAA
- the mntA gene encoding type VII toxin-antitoxin system MntA family adenylyltransferase antitoxin codes for MSVFTEDQRQKIVAFCQNQPAVTAAYLFGSQVKGNAGPLSDIDLAFLVEPTLISQRTYPYGYRAFLLTELISILKSTEIDLIILNEVPPLLQFQVIYHGEVLFSRSDKKRLAFHVKAFNEYQDMRPLLAVQHKYMVERLNRRFTREAE; via the coding sequence ATGTCCGTGTTCACCGAGGACCAGCGGCAAAAGATCGTTGCCTTCTGCCAAAACCAGCCGGCCGTAACCGCCGCTTACCTTTTTGGGTCCCAGGTCAAGGGCAACGCAGGCCCCTTGAGTGATATCGACTTGGCCTTTCTGGTGGAACCGACCCTGATAAGCCAGAGAACTTACCCTTATGGTTACAGGGCTTTCCTGCTTACCGAGCTGATCAGCATCTTGAAAAGCACCGAAATCGACCTGATCATCTTGAACGAGGTCCCGCCGCTCCTGCAATTCCAGGTCATTTACCACGGGGAAGTGCTCTTTTCCCGTTCAGACAAGAAAAGACTGGCCTTTCACGTTAAAGCCTTCAACGAGTACCAGGACATGCGCCCCCTGTTGGCGGTACAGCACAAATACATGGTCGAGCGCCTTAACAGGCGGTTCACCAGGGAGGCGGAATGA
- a CDS encoding PH domain-containing protein: protein MTSDFKMAPWDRLTRVFTPGAFILVGVISYDLLFRNESGVWFTLAILSPVWIMFGLTYLFAPRGFRVSPEGVIIRRPIGPIVIPYADIGAVEVVEQVKPGLRLFGSGGLFGWIGLFAIRGGGSAKVYATRWDRMVRVKTRQEIYLLSPADPEAFLEAVRQHQKLTTYG, encoded by the coding sequence GTGACTTCTGATTTCAAAATGGCGCCCTGGGACCGATTAACACGTGTTTTTACCCCGGGGGCTTTTATCCTGGTGGGCGTCATATCATATGATCTCTTGTTCCGAAACGAATCGGGGGTATGGTTCACCCTGGCTATTCTCTCTCCGGTCTGGATCATGTTTGGCCTGACTTACCTGTTCGCACCGCGTGGATTCCGGGTATCCCCCGAGGGCGTAATCATACGTCGCCCAATCGGGCCGATAGTCATCCCCTATGCGGACATCGGGGCCGTGGAGGTGGTGGAGCAGGTCAAGCCGGGTCTCAGGCTGTTCGGCTCCGGCGGGCTTTTCGGCTGGATCGGGCTTTTTGCCATCCGGGGCGGGGGTTCGGCCAAGGTGTACGCCACCCGCTGGGACCGGATGGTGCGGGTGAAAACCCGGCAAGAGATTTACCTCTTGTCTCCGGCGGACCCGGAGGCATTCCTGGAAGCAGTGCGTCAACACCAGAAGCTCACTACTTACGGCTGA
- a CDS encoding 4Fe-4S dicluster domain-containing protein: MERGSGNFCGVWFETLTRRRFLWLGVSAAAVLAGCGGRADAPPAAPAPDDRRYGFFFDSTRCTACGTCRQECQRENGLAPELALIRFNVVKAGAENRLVWRQTCLHCTSAACVKECRDGATVRGASGLTNFYREKCTACGDCAEVCPFGVPVLAGSRGSKGRDRLLLRCTGCPDRVGSGQDTACVTSCPYGALLGGPRAALWVTATQRLEEARREIAGARLYGPGIYGGLGVISLLAAESRRYGLPAG, translated from the coding sequence TTGGAGCGAGGATCGGGGAACTTTTGCGGCGTGTGGTTCGAGACCCTCACCCGCCGGCGGTTTTTGTGGCTTGGAGTAAGCGCCGCCGCGGTGCTGGCGGGTTGTGGGGGCCGGGCCGATGCACCGCCTGCCGCCCCGGCGCCGGATGACCGGCGCTACGGGTTCTTTTTCGACAGCACCAGGTGCACCGCGTGCGGCACCTGCCGGCAGGAATGCCAGCGGGAAAATGGGTTGGCCCCGGAACTGGCCCTGATCCGCTTTAACGTAGTTAAGGCCGGCGCCGAAAACCGGCTCGTCTGGCGTCAAACCTGCCTGCACTGCACCTCGGCCGCCTGTGTCAAGGAGTGCCGGGATGGGGCCACCGTCCGGGGTGCTTCAGGGTTAACCAACTTTTACCGGGAAAAGTGTACCGCCTGCGGGGACTGCGCCGAGGTTTGCCCTTTCGGCGTGCCGGTCCTGGCCGGCAGCAGAGGCTCCAAGGGGCGGGACCGGTTGCTCTTGCGCTGCACCGGCTGCCCGGACCGGGTGGGCAGCGGCCAGGACACGGCCTGTGTCACGTCCTGCCCGTACGGGGCCCTGCTGGGTGGGCCCCGGGCGGCCCTTTGGGTCACGGCCACCCAGCGGCTGGAAGAGGCCCGGCGGGAAATTGCCGGTGCCCGGTTGTACGGCCCGGGAATTTACGGTGGCCTGGGAGTGATATCCCTGCTGGCGGCCGAGTCCCGGCGTTACGGGCTGCCGGCCGGGTAG
- the mntA gene encoding type VII toxin-antitoxin system MntA family adenylyltransferase antitoxin, with amino-acid sequence MGVTEKYARLAWLPEGVIARLEKLADLWPRHEVRLVYLFGSAACGERPRNDIDLAVLAGAGFSYPALYADLSLALNTDRLDLVDLRVAPSYLQAEIISTGRCLWRNPQEDRFRFEQKVRMRWRDDRMMLLKRAIARRKEGRAMVLRREFLEQAFSELDRVAQELGKYRDTMAEKMAADLSRRWIVEQGC; translated from the coding sequence ATGGGTGTGACCGAAAAATACGCGCGTCTGGCATGGTTGCCGGAGGGTGTAATTGCCCGGCTGGAGAAACTGGCGGACCTGTGGCCGCGCCATGAGGTGCGTCTGGTTTACCTCTTTGGTTCGGCTGCCTGTGGGGAGCGGCCGCGCAACGACATTGACCTGGCCGTCTTGGCTGGCGCGGGTTTTTCCTATCCCGCTTTGTACGCTGATCTGTCGCTGGCTTTGAACACCGACCGCCTGGATCTGGTGGATCTACGCGTGGCGCCGTCCTACTTACAGGCGGAGATTATTTCTACCGGCCGGTGTCTCTGGAGGAATCCGCAAGAAGACCGGTTTCGATTCGAACAGAAGGTCCGGATGCGGTGGCGGGACGATAGAATGATGTTGCTCAAGAGAGCGATAGCACGCCGGAAGGAGGGGCGGGCAATGGTTTTGCGCCGGGAATTCCTGGAGCAGGCTTTCAGCGAATTGGACCGGGTGGCGCAAGAATTGGGAAAATATCGGGATACCATGGCGGAGAAGATGGCCGCCGATCTCAGCCGGCGGTGGATTGTGGAGCAGGGCTGTTAG
- a CDS encoding L-lactate permease, with protein sequence MALSLLISVAPMLVLLLLMTAGRMSAAKAGVAALFLAAAGAVWMLLDRPEISTPYLLGGAMLEAGFIATTILWIIFPALCIYHLQRLTGAFPVILETLGRHAPNPLLRVFLIGWFFSLFMEGAAGFGTPVALAAPMLVASGVSPVPAVAIAAIGHALGTSFGAVGTPIIPLVAATGLASQSISQASSVFPAVFGVVMTLFIARLFPSQLKNRWAWAIAAAVAFIAPQFMIAWFVGPELPTLAGALIGATVFIGLMRLYYGSQPSREAAEPHTSSAHLWRAGMPYLLVIALIVTSRLVPWMTEALKSVQWTWALGPFSGNVFPWFHPGTLMMVAFLASWIILRPSGHLVGGAVLESARTIAKVAVPVVAMLGLARIMLHAGMIDTLATAAAIGPTHDVWPLLAPAVGVLGAFVTGSATASNILFMDLHTKISADSGLSTTLVAAAQNTGAAAGNLIAPHNIVAGCATVGLVGKEGEVLKRTLGPCLIYMAGAGLFALMLSKFGVF encoded by the coding sequence ATGGCGCTCTCCTTGTTGATCTCCGTGGCACCGATGCTTGTACTTTTACTGTTAATGACCGCAGGCCGGATGTCGGCGGCGAAAGCCGGGGTGGCAGCCCTGTTCTTGGCAGCTGCCGGTGCTGTCTGGATGCTCTTGGACCGACCGGAAATTTCAACGCCTTATCTGCTGGGTGGAGCTATGCTGGAAGCCGGCTTCATCGCCACCACAATACTTTGGATTATTTTTCCGGCACTCTGCATTTACCACCTTCAACGGCTTACCGGCGCTTTCCCGGTGATCCTGGAAACACTGGGCAGGCACGCTCCCAATCCTCTTTTGCGCGTGTTTTTGATTGGGTGGTTTTTCTCCCTTTTCATGGAGGGTGCAGCGGGCTTTGGCACACCGGTGGCGTTGGCGGCCCCTATGCTGGTGGCGAGCGGTGTTTCACCCGTGCCGGCTGTGGCGATTGCGGCCATCGGGCATGCATTGGGCACATCGTTCGGGGCAGTCGGAACACCCATCATACCTTTGGTTGCCGCGACAGGTCTCGCTTCCCAATCCATCAGCCAGGCCAGCAGCGTGTTTCCCGCCGTGTTCGGCGTTGTGATGACGCTTTTCATCGCACGTTTATTCCCATCACAATTGAAGAATCGCTGGGCCTGGGCGATTGCGGCCGCCGTTGCGTTTATCGCGCCCCAATTTATGATTGCTTGGTTTGTCGGGCCCGAATTGCCCACTTTGGCGGGCGCACTGATTGGAGCAACCGTATTTATCGGGCTTATGCGCCTATATTATGGCTCGCAACCTTCACGTGAGGCAGCAGAGCCGCATACCTCCTCCGCCCACCTGTGGCGAGCCGGTATGCCTTATCTGCTGGTGATCGCCCTGATCGTGACGAGCCGTCTTGTGCCGTGGATGACCGAGGCGCTGAAGTCCGTGCAATGGACCTGGGCACTCGGCCCATTTTCCGGCAATGTTTTTCCGTGGTTTCACCCGGGCACGCTGATGATGGTGGCCTTCCTGGCCAGCTGGATCATTCTGCGTCCATCCGGGCACCTCGTAGGCGGCGCCGTTCTGGAATCGGCGCGGACCATAGCAAAGGTGGCTGTGCCCGTCGTTGCGATGCTGGGACTTGCCCGAATCATGTTGCACGCTGGCATGATTGATACCCTAGCCACCGCCGCCGCAATTGGACCCACTCATGATGTCTGGCCTCTGCTTGCACCGGCCGTCGGCGTGTTAGGCGCGTTTGTTACCGGATCGGCCACGGCTTCAAATATCCTTTTCATGGATCTGCACACGAAGATTTCGGCGGATTCAGGGCTGTCCACCACACTTGTAGCCGCCGCGCAGAATACGGGCGCCGCGGCAGGCAATCTCATTGCGCCGCATAATATTGTTGCCGGTTGCGCCACAGTGGGGCTGGTCGGCAAGGAGGGCGAAGTATTGAAGCGCACCCTCGGTCCATGCTTGATATACATGGCGGGCGCAGGACTATTTGCTTTGATGCTTAGTAAATTTGGCGTATTTTAG
- the rarD gene encoding EamA family transporter RarD: MNWLTYIWAVNTDRIVESSLGYYINPLVSVLLAIVVLKERLSFWQMVSFALATAGVLNITLHFGAVPWIALILAVSFALYGLIKKVIHLGAITGITLETLLISPLMLAYLGYVHSSGSGAFGAAPLVITGLLMGAGIVTAVPLILFAAAANRLPLSVIGFMQYIAPTIMLLIGVFLYHEPFTGVHLVSFL; the protein is encoded by the coding sequence GTGAACTGGTTGACCTACATCTGGGCCGTTAACACTGACCGCATCGTCGAGTCCAGCCTGGGGTACTATATCAACCCGCTGGTGAGCGTCCTGCTGGCTATCGTTGTCTTAAAGGAAAGGCTCTCATTCTGGCAGATGGTCTCTTTCGCCCTAGCCACGGCCGGTGTTTTGAACATAACGCTTCATTTCGGTGCCGTCCCCTGGATCGCGCTGATCCTGGCCGTCAGTTTCGCCCTATACGGTTTGATCAAGAAAGTGATCCACCTGGGAGCAATCACGGGAATCACCTTGGAAACCCTGCTCATTTCGCCGCTTATGCTTGCCTACCTGGGTTACGTGCACAGCAGCGGCAGCGGGGCTTTTGGGGCGGCCCCCCTGGTCATTACCGGGCTGCTGATGGGCGCCGGCATCGTGACAGCGGTGCCGTTGATCCTGTTTGCCGCCGCCGCCAACCGGCTCCCGTTATCGGTAATCGGGTTCATGCAGTATATCGCACCCACCATAATGTTACTCATTGGCGTTTTTCTTTATCACGAGCCCTTCACCGGCGTTCACCTGGTTTCCTTTCTCTAG
- a CDS encoding PIN domain-containing protein has protein sequence MVYLWVDANVVLRFLTGDPPAMAAKALELMSRAEKGAIGLRVSHLVAAEIVWVLSSFYKYDKTQIAETLNSFLSADGIYAENPALLIQALQDMAEKNVDFVDAYLAALARAQEESICSFDNDFEKLNVRWVTPPGDG, from the coding sequence ATGGTTTATTTGTGGGTTGATGCCAACGTTGTCTTACGCTTTCTCACCGGCGACCCACCGGCAATGGCTGCTAAAGCACTGGAGCTAATGAGCCGCGCTGAAAAAGGAGCTATCGGCTTGCGGGTATCTCATCTGGTAGCAGCCGAAATCGTCTGGGTACTTTCTTCTTTCTACAAGTATGACAAAACTCAGATCGCCGAAACCCTGAACTCCTTTCTCAGCGCCGACGGAATTTACGCCGAAAACCCCGCGTTGCTCATCCAGGCCCTGCAGGATATGGCAGAAAAAAACGTCGATTTCGTAGACGCTTACCTTGCCGCACTGGCCCGGGCACAGGAAGAAAGTATCTGTTCTTTTGACAATGATTTCGAAAAGTTAAATGTCAGATGGGTTACCCCTCCAGGAGACGGGTAA
- a CDS encoding AbrB/MazE/SpoVT family DNA-binding domain-containing protein has product MLRARLTSKGQITIPVIVRRKLNLQPGDELVFDLGPDGEVKVRALKRKRLTELYASLPPKRPYPGKTEVREEVATGLARQILGKGKET; this is encoded by the coding sequence ATGTTAAGAGCAAGGTTAACAAGTAAGGGGCAGATAACAATACCCGTAATCGTCCGCCGTAAGCTCAACTTGCAACCGGGAGACGAACTCGTGTTCGATCTCGGCCCGGACGGAGAGGTTAAGGTCAGGGCCTTAAAACGCAAACGCTTAACCGAACTCTACGCCTCTTTGCCCCCCAAAAGACCTTACCCCGGCAAGACAGAAGTTCGCGAAGAGGTAGCCACCGGACTGGCCCGGCAGATACTGGGTAAGGGGAAAGAAACGTGA
- a CDS encoding diguanylate cyclase — protein MNNEGAAPADAVYKILMVEDSPVVRGVIKKHCSPEGIEVVEAGSGASARETLRAMQPDLVVLNMVLPDANGLDLCREIRTEERLKWVPVIILTALGDLRYLREGYDCGADDYIVKPFQPEEFVLRVKSRIRRARAMSYETFHDALTGCHTRGYFVARVEEEIFRSRREGTLFSLLLADLDDFKQVNDTHGHLVGDHVLREFGAVLWASFRQTDVVARYGGEEFAVLMPKTDLAAALAAAERAREAWLAHPLTVPGDGARLRVTFSGGVVEGGRETAGVNEILAAADRALYAAKAAGEDRIVAGGYLLPKAERSP, from the coding sequence ATGAATAATGAGGGCGCCGCACCGGCGGATGCGGTTTACAAAATCCTGATGGTCGAAGACAGCCCGGTTGTCCGCGGCGTCATAAAAAAGCATTGCTCCCCCGAAGGGATCGAGGTGGTCGAAGCCGGGAGCGGCGCCTCAGCCAGGGAAACCCTGCGGGCGATGCAGCCCGACCTGGTGGTCCTCAACATGGTGCTGCCGGATGCGAACGGTCTGGACCTCTGCCGCGAGATCAGGACTGAAGAGCGTCTGAAATGGGTGCCGGTGATCATCCTGACGGCGCTTGGCGACCTGCGGTATTTACGGGAAGGATACGACTGCGGCGCCGACGACTACATCGTGAAGCCTTTCCAGCCGGAGGAGTTCGTGCTACGGGTCAAAAGCCGGATCAGGCGGGCGAGGGCCATGTCCTACGAAACCTTTCACGACGCGCTGACGGGATGCCACACCCGCGGTTACTTCGTGGCGCGCGTGGAGGAGGAAATCTTCCGCAGCCGCCGGGAAGGGACGCTGTTCAGCTTGCTGCTCGCCGACCTGGACGATTTTAAGCAGGTTAACGACACCCACGGCCACCTGGTCGGCGACCACGTGCTGCGCGAGTTCGGCGCGGTGTTGTGGGCTAGCTTCCGCCAGACCGACGTCGTGGCCCGTTACGGCGGCGAGGAGTTCGCGGTGCTGATGCCCAAAACCGACCTGGCGGCGGCGCTCGCCGCGGCGGAGCGCGCCAGGGAGGCGTGGCTGGCCCACCCTTTGACCGTGCCCGGAGACGGCGCAAGACTGCGCGTCACCTTCAGCGGCGGCGTGGTCGAGGGTGGTCGGGAGACGGCCGGCGTCAACGAGATTCTTGCAGCCGCGGACCGCGCCCTCTATGCGGCGAAGGCGGCGGGCGAGGACCGCATCGTCGCCGGCGGGTACCTTTTGCCAAAAGCTGAGCGATCCCCGTGA
- a CDS encoding MoaD/ThiS family protein: protein MNPPSPNDVCTNRVEIRFLSFLKRLADEKGLGFPCYLELDSESSAIELTERLGIPADKVEAVFVNGTAKPIADARVKPGDRVAFVPFGTPGPYRLLLGFKNINKSAH, encoded by the coding sequence GTGAATCCGCCAAGTCCAAATGATGTATGTACAAATAGGGTGGAAATCCGCTTCCTTAGCTTTTTGAAAAGACTGGCCGATGAAAAAGGACTGGGATTCCCGTGTTACTTGGAACTGGACAGTGAATCTAGTGCCATTGAACTAACTGAACGCTTAGGGATTCCCGCCGACAAAGTTGAAGCGGTGTTTGTCAACGGTACCGCAAAACCGATTGCCGATGCGCGGGTGAAACCCGGGGACCGGGTAGCGTTTGTGCCTTTCGGGACTCCCGGCCCCTACAGGCTGCTGTTGGGATTCAAAAACATCAATAAATCTGCTCATTGA